From a region of the Odoribacter splanchnicus DSM 20712 genome:
- a CDS encoding helix-turn-helix domain-containing protein, with protein METMKFYTEEEILDKHIGKKGTPKRDQFEADLNSSLIGEAIKQARQSKNLTQEELGNLIGVQRAQISRIENGKNLTFSTIARVFKAMGISAKLEIGSMGKVALW; from the coding sequence ATGGAAACAATGAAATTTTATACAGAAGAAGAAATATTAGATAAGCACATAGGGAAAAAAGGCACTCCCAAAAGAGACCAGTTTGAAGCTGATCTAAACTCTTCCTTAATTGGTGAAGCCATTAAACAGGCTCGCCAGTCGAAGAACCTAACCCAAGAGGAATTAGGCAATCTGATAGGAGTGCAGCGTGCTCAAATCTCCCGAATTGAAAACGGTAAGAATTTAACCTTTTCCACCATTGCAAGAGTTTTTAAGGCTATGGGAATAAGTGCTAAACTTGAAATCGGAAGCATGGGTAAAGTTGCGTTATGGTAA
- the recJ gene encoding single-stranded-DNA-specific exonuclease RecJ — protein sequence MKKRWVINTPPEATKIEELSKKLNCHPVIANLLLQRGITSSEQAQSFFYPSLNMLHDPFLMKDMDKAVERLDRAIAQDEKILIYGDYDVDGTTAVSLLYKYLKHHCNSDNLEYYIPDRYTEGYGVSIKGIDYAAENGFSLMLITDCGIKAVEKVKYANSRQVDIIICDHHTPGDTLPEAIAVLDPQRPDCPYPYKWLSGCGVSFKLVQAHSLKHNLPMSELYKLLDLLCVSIASDIVPITGENRILAYFGLQQLNSNPSLGLKTIIKISGIDKEITINDIVFRIGPRINAAGRVESGRKSVELLTADEKCSAAGIASDINTFNDQRKKLDHDITEEAIRHINQSELEPSKKTTVLFNANWHKGVIGIVASRLTESFYRPTIILTESNGLATGSARSVEGFDLYYAISQCSEFLENYGGHKYAAGLTLKIENIEPFKQKFERIVRETIDDEMLTPQINIDAKIKLTDITPDLYHMLQKFAPFGPNNTIPVFMTEKVTNFIGTKRVGRNNEHLKLVIVDDTRACNDRSGIGFGMGHLYDKVNSGGFFDICYTLQENEFMGKNDIQMIVKDIRLREE from the coding sequence ATGAAAAAAAGATGGGTCATCAATACTCCGCCGGAGGCTACTAAGATAGAGGAACTTTCAAAAAAACTAAATTGTCACCCCGTTATAGCGAACTTACTGCTGCAACGGGGTATTACTAGTTCGGAACAGGCACAATCTTTTTTTTATCCATCCCTGAATATGCTGCACGATCCTTTCTTAATGAAAGATATGGACAAGGCAGTAGAACGTTTAGACCGGGCGATCGCCCAAGATGAAAAAATACTGATATACGGAGATTACGATGTCGATGGGACGACGGCAGTATCCCTGCTATACAAGTATTTGAAACACCACTGTAACAGCGATAATCTGGAATACTACATCCCCGACCGCTATACGGAAGGATATGGGGTATCGATCAAAGGAATCGACTATGCCGCAGAAAACGGTTTTTCATTGATGCTGATCACCGATTGTGGAATCAAAGCAGTCGAAAAAGTCAAATATGCCAATTCCAGACAGGTGGATATCATCATTTGTGACCACCATACTCCGGGAGATACGTTGCCGGAAGCCATTGCGGTGCTCGATCCCCAACGTCCGGATTGTCCCTACCCTTACAAATGGCTGAGCGGATGCGGGGTCAGTTTCAAGCTGGTACAAGCACATAGTCTGAAGCACAATCTTCCGATGTCGGAGCTTTACAAGCTTTTGGACCTGTTATGCGTCAGCATAGCCAGCGATATCGTCCCGATCACGGGAGAAAACCGGATTCTGGCCTATTTCGGGTTACAGCAGTTGAACTCCAATCCCAGTCTGGGATTAAAAACGATTATAAAAATTTCCGGGATCGATAAAGAAATTACGATCAACGACATCGTTTTCAGAATCGGTCCCCGGATCAATGCAGCCGGACGGGTCGAATCAGGCCGGAAATCGGTGGAGTTACTGACAGCCGACGAGAAATGCTCTGCTGCCGGTATCGCTTCGGATATCAATACTTTCAACGACCAACGTAAAAAACTGGATCACGATATCACTGAGGAAGCCATTCGTCACATCAACCAATCGGAACTCGAACCGTCGAAAAAAACGACCGTATTGTTCAATGCCAACTGGCATAAAGGAGTGATCGGGATCGTAGCTTCACGCCTGACCGAATCTTTCTATCGTCCGACGATCATTCTTACCGAATCGAACGGCTTGGCGACAGGCTCAGCCCGGTCGGTCGAAGGTTTCGATCTGTATTACGCTATCTCGCAATGCAGTGAATTTCTGGAGAATTATGGCGGGCATAAATATGCTGCCGGATTGACCTTGAAAATCGAAAATATAGAACCGTTCAAACAAAAATTCGAACGTATTGTCCGGGAAACGATCGACGATGAAATGTTGACCCCTCAGATCAATATCGACGCTAAAATCAAGCTGACCGATATCACTCCCGATCTGTATCATATGCTGCAAAAATTCGCCCCGTTCGGTCCCAACAATACCATCCCGGTCTTCATGACCGAGAAAGTAACAAACTTCATCGGCACCAAACGGGTGGGACGTAACAACGAACACCTGAAACTGGTCATTGTCGACGATACCAGGGCCTGTAACGACCGGAGCGGCATCGGTTTCGGC